The Ensifer adhaerens genome contains a region encoding:
- a CDS encoding AraC family transcriptional regulator, whose amino-acid sequence MSGLDLANRKRINTSSQIKFLGKVSRACGDDWLGLTLAKDFDLREMGVLFYAAASSSRLGDALLRIERYARVANEALTIQIARVPNCHIGFGYTGTPRQLNRHQIEFTVLVLLRLCREIVGQSLAPLRVSFVHHRSGDLRNIRELLGCDVEFDAYADELEFDAAAADLPLAGDDQFLNELMVQMCEDAISIRATNASTLRTLVENTVAPLLPHAEATAKTVARRLGLSERSLARRLADEELSFGEILDELRRDLAVRYLEEEHLQASQIAWLLGFHQPSSFTHAFRRWTGKSPSEFRISRGSFSAAR is encoded by the coding sequence TTGTCTGGGCTTGATCTTGCCAATCGAAAACGCATCAACACGAGTTCCCAGATCAAGTTCCTGGGCAAGGTTTCGCGCGCCTGTGGGGATGACTGGCTCGGTCTCACCTTGGCGAAGGATTTCGACCTTCGTGAAATGGGTGTGCTTTTCTACGCAGCGGCTTCCTCAAGTCGGCTCGGCGATGCCCTCCTGCGGATTGAACGATACGCTCGCGTGGCGAACGAGGCGCTCACTATTCAAATAGCAAGGGTGCCGAATTGCCATATCGGGTTTGGCTACACTGGCACTCCGAGGCAATTGAACCGCCACCAGATTGAATTCACTGTACTGGTGCTCTTGCGACTCTGCCGAGAGATCGTCGGTCAAAGCCTTGCGCCGCTGAGAGTGAGTTTTGTTCACCACCGATCAGGCGATTTGCGAAACATACGCGAGCTGTTGGGGTGTGATGTTGAGTTCGACGCGTATGCCGACGAACTGGAGTTCGACGCGGCAGCCGCGGATCTTCCACTAGCCGGGGACGACCAATTTCTCAACGAACTCATGGTGCAAATGTGCGAGGATGCAATCTCGATCCGCGCCACAAACGCAAGTACGTTGCGTACCCTTGTCGAGAACACCGTTGCCCCGCTCCTTCCACATGCCGAGGCGACGGCCAAGACTGTAGCGCGGCGGCTTGGGCTGAGTGAGCGGAGTTTGGCCCGACGGCTGGCAGACGAAGAACTCAGCTTTGGGGAAATTCTCGATGAACTGCGCCGGGATCTGGCGGTGCGCTATTTGGAAGAAGAGCACCTGCAAGCTTCGCAAATCGCGTGGCTTCTTGGATTTCACCAGCCAAGCTCATTTACCCATGCATTCCGCCGCTGGACAGGTAAGAGCCCTTCGGAGTTTAGAATTTCACGCGGTTCTTTCAGTGCGGCAAGATGA
- a CDS encoding PLP-dependent aminotransferase family protein, with amino-acid sequence MVKQLEGPILPFLRLDATIALPKFRQVQDQLRMAILKGHLRSGTRLPASRILAEELGLSRQTLVRVLENLKAEGYLEARQGAGTFVSAALPRQSAKHRSKQIRRDAGEIAPPRLSRIGDLSHLMSADIGQMEDRSFLPNRPALDRFPFAVWRKCWNAATRGGKAVAMGYGDVAGELVLRQRIAEYLALHRRDPCDPEQIVITPGGHAAFTLAALALADPGDGIWFEDPGPVTTSNLFRTLGLRLCPAAVDAEGMDVEGAMARYPDARLAFVMPSRHHPLGITLSLPRRLALLEWARANDTWIIEDDYDSEFRYDGAPLPSMRSIDGNDRVIYAGSFSKALYPGIRIGYLVLPPQLVGTFRTLSGLIHRSAPVETQLALAEFIGGGHFASHLRRMRSLYAERREAFIQAGRDALAGLARIDCSESGLNALAWLEDGRDDRASHRAVFDAGLQCYPLSDYTIATRQADALILGYAGVPADRMRPLLLRLADAIARTQRQIGK; translated from the coding sequence GTGGTCAAGCAGCTTGAAGGACCGATCCTGCCTTTCCTTCGCCTCGACGCCACGATCGCCCTGCCGAAGTTTCGCCAGGTGCAGGACCAATTGCGGATGGCGATCCTCAAAGGGCATCTGCGCTCGGGAACACGGCTCCCTGCAAGTCGCATCCTTGCCGAGGAGTTGGGGTTGTCGCGCCAAACCTTGGTGCGGGTTCTCGAGAACCTGAAGGCGGAGGGCTATCTGGAAGCACGGCAGGGAGCCGGTACTTTCGTGTCGGCCGCCTTGCCGCGCCAATCGGCGAAACACCGCTCCAAGCAAATCCGGCGAGATGCCGGGGAAATTGCGCCGCCGCGGCTGTCGCGCATCGGCGACCTGTCACACCTCATGTCAGCCGATATCGGCCAGATGGAAGACAGGTCCTTCCTTCCCAACCGTCCGGCACTCGACCGTTTTCCTTTCGCTGTCTGGCGCAAATGCTGGAACGCGGCAACGCGCGGTGGCAAGGCGGTGGCCATGGGCTACGGCGACGTTGCTGGCGAACTGGTTCTGCGGCAGAGGATCGCCGAATATCTTGCCCTGCATCGGCGTGATCCTTGCGATCCCGAGCAGATCGTCATTACGCCCGGCGGACATGCCGCTTTCACGCTTGCAGCCCTGGCGCTTGCCGATCCTGGCGATGGGATATGGTTCGAAGATCCGGGGCCTGTGACCACCAGCAATCTGTTCCGCACACTTGGACTGCGGCTGTGTCCAGCCGCTGTCGATGCCGAAGGTATGGATGTCGAAGGCGCCATGGCTCGCTATCCGGATGCGCGGCTCGCCTTCGTCATGCCGTCGCGTCACCATCCGCTCGGCATCACCCTGTCGCTGCCACGCCGGCTTGCCCTGCTCGAATGGGCGCGCGCGAACGATACATGGATCATCGAGGACGACTACGACAGCGAATTCCGCTACGACGGCGCGCCACTGCCTTCCATGCGCTCCATCGACGGCAACGACCGGGTAATCTACGCAGGCAGCTTCAGCAAGGCGCTCTATCCGGGAATTCGCATCGGCTATCTCGTCCTGCCGCCGCAACTCGTCGGGACCTTTCGCACGCTCTCGGGATTGATCCATCGCAGCGCGCCAGTGGAAACCCAGCTCGCGCTCGCCGAATTCATCGGCGGCGGTCATTTTGCCAGCCATCTGCGCCGCATGCGCAGCCTTTACGCCGAACGCCGCGAGGCCTTCATCCAAGCCGGGCGGGACGCTCTTGCCGGACTTGCCCGCATCGACTGCTCCGAAAGCGGGCTCAACGCGCTCGCCTGGCTGGAGGACGGTAGAGACGACCGGGCCTCGCACCGCGCAGTGTTCGATGCGGGGCTGCAATGTTATCCGCTGTCCGACTACACAATCGCCACTCGTCAGGCGGATGCGCTCATTCTTGGCTATGCCGGCGTTCCGGCAGATCGGATGAGGCCTCTCTTACTCCGGCTGGCCGATGCGATCGCCCGAACGCAACGGCAGATCGGGAAATGA
- a CDS encoding ABC transporter substrate-binding protein, which translates to MKKLVSRALSRAFVSTLALTAALPGIARADAAEELVAAATKEGMLTVIALPHDWCNYGEVIAGFKAKYPGIEINELNPDAGTADELEAIRANKGNMGSQAPDVVDLGLAFAPAAAKEGLLQPYKVATWDEIPANIKDESGYWYGDYYGVMAFGVNKDLLEAAPADWSDLSKSEYSGAVALTGDPRSSAQAILALMSAGISRGAKPGTESGGKGLELFAELNKSGNFVPVLGKAGTIAQGQTPIVAAWDYNLLAWRDALKGNPPMDVVVPASGVVAGVYVQAISAYAPHPNAAKLWMEYLYSDEGQTGWLKGYCHPARFNAMLKAGKFPQELLDKLPPAEAYEKAIFPTVDELSANKTAVVEGWDKVVGANVK; encoded by the coding sequence ATGAAGAAGCTCGTATCGCGCGCACTGAGCCGCGCCTTCGTCTCCACGCTCGCCTTGACGGCCGCGCTGCCGGGCATTGCCCGCGCCGATGCTGCGGAAGAGCTGGTCGCAGCCGCCACGAAGGAAGGTATGCTGACGGTCATCGCGCTGCCGCACGACTGGTGCAACTACGGCGAGGTCATCGCCGGCTTCAAGGCGAAATACCCGGGCATCGAAATCAACGAGCTGAACCCCGATGCCGGTACCGCCGACGAACTGGAAGCAATTCGGGCAAACAAGGGCAACATGGGCTCGCAGGCACCCGACGTCGTCGATCTCGGCTTGGCCTTCGCGCCGGCCGCCGCCAAGGAAGGCCTTCTCCAGCCCTACAAGGTGGCGACCTGGGACGAGATCCCGGCCAATATCAAGGACGAGAGCGGTTACTGGTACGGCGACTATTACGGCGTCATGGCTTTCGGCGTGAACAAGGACCTGCTGGAGGCCGCACCCGCTGACTGGTCGGATCTTTCGAAGTCGGAATACTCCGGCGCCGTCGCGCTCACCGGCGACCCGCGATCCTCGGCACAGGCGATCCTGGCGTTGATGTCGGCAGGCATCTCGCGCGGCGCCAAGCCTGGAACGGAATCGGGCGGCAAGGGCCTGGAACTCTTTGCGGAACTGAACAAGTCCGGCAATTTCGTGCCGGTGCTCGGCAAGGCCGGCACGATCGCACAGGGGCAAACGCCGATCGTCGCTGCCTGGGACTACAATCTGCTGGCCTGGCGCGATGCGTTGAAAGGCAATCCGCCGATGGACGTCGTCGTGCCGGCTAGCGGTGTCGTCGCCGGCGTCTACGTACAGGCGATCTCGGCCTATGCGCCGCATCCGAACGCCGCCAAACTCTGGATGGAATATCTCTACTCCGACGAGGGCCAGACCGGCTGGCTGAAGGGTTACTGCCACCCGGCACGCTTCAACGCCATGCTGAAGGCCGGCAAGTTCCCGCAGGAGCTGCTCGACAAGTTGCCGCCGGCTGAAGCCTACGAAAAGGCGATCTTCCCGACCGTCGACGAACTTTCCGCCAACAAGACCGCCGTGGTCGAGGGCTGGGACAAGGTGGTCGGCGCCAACGTGAAGTAA
- a CDS encoding ABC transporter permease: MTTSVASLPAAFKPRQVLSWFGVAPFFLFATLFLILPTLNIVLGAFRNAEGQVTLENLGKLLAPSIRSAFWISIELSLLTAALGCLFGFLIAAAITVGGLPRPLRNAILTFSGVASNFAGVPLAFAFIATLGRLGFVTMLLRHWFGINLYGAGFNIVSFLGLALTYLYFQIPLMVLIITPALEGLRREWREAAESLGANGFQYWRLVALPVLWPSLLGTLALLFANAFGAVATAIALTGSSLSIAPIVLFAQIRGDVLNDPHLGYAIAFAMILLTAIANAIYIFLRMRAERWVK; this comes from the coding sequence ATGACGACAAGCGTCGCATCCCTGCCGGCAGCGTTCAAGCCGCGGCAGGTACTCAGCTGGTTCGGGGTTGCCCCCTTCTTCCTCTTTGCCACGTTGTTCCTCATCCTGCCGACACTCAACATCGTGCTCGGCGCGTTCCGCAACGCCGAGGGGCAGGTGACACTGGAAAATCTTGGCAAGCTGCTTGCGCCCTCGATACGTTCGGCCTTCTGGATTTCGATCGAGCTCAGCCTGCTGACGGCGGCGCTTGGATGTCTCTTTGGCTTCCTGATCGCCGCCGCCATCACCGTCGGCGGCCTCCCGCGCCCACTGCGCAATGCAATCCTGACGTTCTCGGGCGTCGCCTCGAATTTTGCCGGCGTGCCGCTTGCCTTCGCCTTCATCGCGACACTCGGTCGCCTCGGCTTCGTGACAATGCTGCTGCGCCACTGGTTCGGCATCAATCTCTATGGCGCCGGCTTCAACATCGTCTCCTTCCTCGGCCTGGCGCTCACCTACCTCTACTTCCAGATTCCGCTGATGGTGTTGATCATTACGCCCGCGCTGGAGGGACTGCGTCGCGAATGGCGCGAGGCGGCCGAAAGTCTCGGCGCGAATGGTTTTCAATACTGGCGACTGGTGGCGTTACCGGTGCTGTGGCCCTCGCTGCTCGGTACGCTGGCGCTGCTTTTCGCGAATGCTTTCGGAGCGGTTGCGACGGCCATTGCGCTTACCGGCTCGTCGCTCTCGATCGCACCCATCGTTCTCTTCGCGCAGATCCGTGGCGACGTGCTCAACGACCCGCATCTGGGTTATGCCATCGCCTTTGCCATGATCCTGCTGACCGCCATTGCAAATGCAATCTACATCTTCTTGCGCATGCGCGCGGAAAGGTGGGTCAAATGA
- a CDS encoding ABC transporter permease, translating into MTERRLWSWLAVAMGGLYFLLPLVGMFDFSMRMQRDGYSFEAYRVVLADPQFQQTFGYSVVLALLTIVLGILIVVPTAYFVRLRFPGLRPIVEFLTLLPLVIPPIVIVFGYIRIYNTSSVLPMTGSWWGTNLLLLFGYATLSLPYMYRSVDTGLRTIDIASLTEAAQSLGAGWARILAIVILPNVFVSVLSGAFLTFAIVIGEYVFAALLNVGSFGPYMVWMGGNRAYEPSALAVVAFAITWACMGLIQLFTRFSKFSTVRR; encoded by the coding sequence ATGACCGAGAGGCGCCTCTGGTCCTGGCTCGCCGTCGCTATGGGTGGGCTCTATTTCCTGCTTCCGCTCGTCGGCATGTTCGATTTTTCCATGCGCATGCAACGCGATGGCTACAGCTTCGAAGCCTACCGTGTCGTTCTGGCCGACCCGCAGTTCCAGCAGACTTTCGGCTATTCGGTGGTGTTGGCACTGTTGACGATCGTGCTCGGGATACTGATCGTGGTTCCGACCGCCTATTTCGTGCGACTGCGCTTTCCCGGGCTGCGACCGATCGTCGAGTTCCTGACGCTGCTGCCACTGGTCATTCCGCCGATCGTCATAGTCTTCGGCTACATCCGTATCTACAATACGTCCTCGGTCCTGCCGATGACGGGAAGCTGGTGGGGTACCAATCTCCTGCTTCTGTTCGGCTATGCGACGCTGTCGCTGCCCTACATGTATCGCTCCGTGGATACGGGTCTTCGCACCATCGATATCGCTAGCCTCACGGAAGCGGCACAGAGCCTTGGGGCCGGCTGGGCGCGCATTCTCGCCATCGTCATCCTGCCGAACGTCTTCGTCTCGGTTCTGTCCGGAGCCTTCCTCACCTTCGCGATCGTCATCGGCGAATATGTCTTTGCCGCCTTGCTCAATGTCGGCTCCTTCGGTCCCTACATGGTCTGGATGGGCGGCAACCGAGCCTATGAACCATCGGCGCTCGCGGTGGTCGCCTTTGCCATCACCTGGGCCTGCATGGGGCTGATCCAGCTTTTCACCCGATTTTCCAAATTCTCCACCGTGAGGCGTTGA
- a CDS encoding ABC transporter ATP-binding protein gives MAFLDILHLEKSFGALRVVKDFNLKIEKGEFVSFLGPSGCGKTTVLRMVAGFETPTSGAICIDGRDVTGLPANRRNIGMVFQAYALFPNLTVEQNIGFGLKVAGEGRTAIRNRVGELLDLIGLPQLGSRYPFQLSGGQQQRVALARALAPRPQVLLLDEPLSALDAKIRISLREEIRRIQRELGITTIFVTHDQEEALSMSDRVVVMHQGVADQVGPPFEIYNRPATRFVAQFVGTLNLVDADLVDAASGHIRLGGRPVVLDRALPGRPGERISLAVRPETVSLGRGEGNIVLAGRIADVHFLGSVIRIRVAVGNQLLSLDTFNQPDRPPPAVGAPVEVSISDRDLLVLAA, from the coding sequence ATGGCCTTTCTCGACATCCTTCATCTGGAAAAATCCTTCGGTGCTCTGCGTGTCGTCAAGGATTTCAACCTCAAGATCGAGAAAGGCGAATTCGTCTCCTTCCTCGGGCCGTCCGGATGCGGCAAGACAACGGTTTTGCGCATGGTCGCCGGCTTCGAGACGCCGACATCAGGCGCCATTTGCATCGACGGCCGCGATGTGACCGGGCTGCCGGCCAACCGGCGCAATATCGGCATGGTTTTTCAGGCCTACGCGCTTTTCCCAAATTTAACGGTGGAGCAGAACATAGGCTTCGGCCTCAAGGTGGCGGGCGAGGGCAGGACTGCGATCCGCAACCGCGTCGGCGAGCTGCTGGACCTGATCGGCCTGCCACAACTCGGCAGCCGCTACCCCTTCCAGCTCTCCGGAGGGCAGCAGCAGCGTGTGGCTCTCGCCCGCGCACTCGCGCCGCGCCCGCAGGTGCTGCTGCTCGATGAGCCCCTTTCGGCGCTGGATGCCAAGATCCGCATCAGCCTGCGTGAAGAAATCCGCCGCATTCAGCGCGAGCTCGGCATCACCACCATCTTCGTGACGCACGATCAGGAAGAGGCGCTCTCGATGTCGGACCGCGTCGTCGTCATGCATCAGGGCGTCGCCGATCAGGTGGGCCCGCCGTTCGAGATCTACAATCGGCCGGCGACGCGGTTCGTGGCGCAGTTTGTCGGCACGCTGAACCTGGTTGACGCGGATCTGGTGGATGCGGCCTCTGGCCACATCCGACTGGGCGGGCGACCCGTGGTTCTGGACAGGGCGCTGCCCGGCCGGCCCGGGGAGCGCATCAGCCTGGCGGTTCGGCCGGAGACGGTGTCGCTGGGGCGTGGTGAGGGAAACATCGTCCTGGCAGGCCGCATCGCCGACGTGCATTTCCTCGGCTCGGTAATCCGCATCCGCGTAGCGGTTGGTAATCAGCTGCTTTCTCTCGATACGTTCAACCAGCCCGACCGGCCCCCGCCGGCCGTCGGCGCGCCCGTTGAGGTCAGCATCTCGGATCGCGATCTTCTGGTCCTTGCCGCTTAG
- a CDS encoding sugar phosphate isomerase/epimerase family protein: protein MPWDSEASPDWREKVTALPLASRVRLAARARAAPLFVHAYAFHLNMRFGGMTPLHLADFAAEKHVSGLKLHVDDGEHASLGRMDDDALAAFSKHLQAHGLEFHVETSTTEECDLADAVRIALVTGATSLRCYPRYEGRVSQIIARTIADLRRLAAFDPQGRLRYTLEQHEDLKSEELVHIIRAVANPRLSLLFDFGNMINAYELPMPALAIQAPYVTEVHVKDCLVEPDRGGWAHLACISGEGHLPMRAMFVDLLLLGEDSPQVRAFGLEEEEGYFAPALRRPSDGPDPFIPARTASFTDLGPGDLTARLSRETAAAHRQVETIRTMLEDIAQEAERTAG from the coding sequence ATGCCATGGGACTCTGAAGCGTCCCCCGACTGGCGGGAGAAAGTGACGGCGCTGCCTTTGGCAAGCCGCGTCCGGCTGGCCGCCCGGGCGCGCGCCGCGCCGCTCTTTGTCCATGCCTATGCCTTTCATCTCAATATGCGCTTCGGCGGCATGACGCCGCTGCATCTTGCGGATTTTGCTGCCGAAAAGCACGTTTCCGGCCTCAAGCTGCATGTCGACGACGGGGAACATGCCAGCCTCGGCCGCATGGACGACGACGCGCTCGCCGCTTTCTCCAAGCATCTGCAAGCGCACGGGCTGGAGTTCCATGTCGAGACCAGCACGACGGAGGAATGCGACCTTGCCGATGCCGTACGCATCGCGCTTGTCACGGGCGCGACCTCTCTACGCTGCTATCCGCGCTACGAGGGGCGGGTGTCGCAGATCATCGCCCGGACGATCGCCGATCTCCGACGTCTCGCTGCCTTCGATCCGCAAGGCCGGCTGCGCTATACGCTGGAGCAGCATGAGGACCTCAAATCGGAGGAACTCGTGCACATCATCAGGGCCGTCGCCAATCCGCGCCTCAGTCTGCTCTTCGACTTCGGCAATATGATCAACGCTTACGAATTGCCGATGCCGGCCCTCGCAATCCAGGCGCCATACGTCACCGAGGTTCATGTCAAGGACTGCCTCGTCGAGCCGGATCGCGGCGGCTGGGCGCATCTGGCTTGTATCTCGGGCGAGGGGCACCTACCGATGCGGGCGATGTTCGTGGATCTGCTTTTGCTCGGTGAAGACAGCCCGCAGGTTCGCGCTTTCGGCCTGGAGGAGGAGGAGGGCTACTTTGCCCCAGCCCTTCGCCGCCCCTCGGATGGGCCCGATCCCTTCATTCCCGCCCGTACGGCGAGCTTCACCGATCTCGGGCCGGGCGACCTCACGGCGCGCCTGAGCCGGGAAACGGCCGCAGCACACCGGCAGGTGGAGACGATCCGAACCATGCTCGAAGATATCGCGCAAGAAGCCGAAAGGACCGCGGGATGA
- a CDS encoding inositol monophosphatase family protein → MNAQATCPSTFLTLAHAMADAAAETIRPWFRKRIAVDAKADASPVTIADRDAEAVMRRMIEAAFPEHGIRGEEFGACRTDADWIWVLDPIDGTKSFLSGSLAFGTQIALLHRGKPVFGLINQPITGERWLGTGTVSTLNGEPIHASERTRLDEAILYTSALEQFDHTRHSRFAALAAKVRFTRFSHDCYAAGLLALGGIDLLLESNVFDYDILPQLPIIEAAGGIVSDWDGRPLVDASRYDTVLMAANEEIHRVALDALRRD, encoded by the coding sequence ATGAACGCCCAAGCCACTTGCCCGTCGACCTTCCTGACACTCGCCCATGCGATGGCGGATGCTGCCGCCGAAACGATCCGCCCCTGGTTCCGCAAGCGGATCGCTGTCGATGCGAAGGCTGACGCCAGCCCTGTCACCATCGCCGATCGCGATGCAGAAGCGGTCATGCGTCGGATGATCGAAGCTGCATTCCCCGAACACGGCATAAGAGGCGAGGAATTCGGCGCCTGCCGGACCGACGCCGATTGGATCTGGGTGCTGGACCCGATCGACGGAACGAAATCCTTCCTCTCGGGCTCACTAGCCTTCGGCACGCAAATCGCGTTGCTTCATCGGGGCAAACCTGTATTCGGGCTCATCAACCAGCCGATCACCGGCGAACGCTGGCTTGGTACAGGCACTGTATCTACGCTCAACGGCGAGCCGATCCACGCAAGCGAGAGAACCCGGCTTGATGAAGCCATCCTCTACACCTCCGCCCTCGAGCAGTTCGACCACACGCGCCACAGCCGCTTTGCAGCGCTCGCCGCAAAGGTCCGCTTCACTCGCTTCTCGCACGATTGTTACGCAGCTGGCCTCCTGGCCCTCGGCGGCATTGATCTCCTCCTCGAAAGCAACGTCTTCGACTACGACATACTCCCGCAACTCCCGATCATAGAAGCAGCGGGCGGGATCGTGTCCGACTGGGATGGGCGGCCGCTTGTCGATGCATCTCGATATGACACCGTTCTAATGGCGGCGAATGAGGAAATCCATCGGGTGGCGTTGGACGCTCTGCGTAGAGACTGA
- a CDS encoding inositol monophosphatase family protein, giving the protein MIEAARAGGGVAMRYFTADEPLEMIEKAPRDYQLAADVATERAIAAVLSERFKDAGISGEEGTSERKGTGTARFVIDPIDGTSNFAFRIPFFAQVISYVEDDGIVAGVVYDPVRDEMFVAEKGRGAYLNGKRLPPLGAVDPERSVIGVGLPIPGQVRSVAVERYQEALAKVIETAAVTRRLGSAALAVAYVAAGRHHACFEDSLDILDYLASALMVRECGGVVTDFYGVEQNGNGAVLASVPSLHPWLTDLFAG; this is encoded by the coding sequence ATGATTGAGGCAGCCCGAGCCGGCGGCGGCGTTGCCATGCGCTATTTCACGGCTGACGAGCCATTGGAGATGATCGAAAAGGCGCCACGCGACTATCAGCTTGCGGCTGATGTCGCGACCGAGCGAGCAATTGCTGCCGTACTGTCCGAGCGTTTCAAGGACGCGGGCATTTCCGGTGAGGAGGGCACGAGCGAACGAAAGGGAACGGGGACTGCGCGCTTCGTGATCGACCCGATCGATGGTACATCCAACTTCGCCTTTCGCATCCCGTTCTTCGCCCAGGTCATTTCCTATGTCGAGGACGACGGGATCGTCGCCGGTGTCGTCTACGATCCCGTGCGCGACGAGATGTTCGTGGCAGAGAAGGGAAGGGGCGCCTACCTCAACGGCAAGCGTTTGCCGCCGCTTGGCGCGGTAGATCCGGAACGCTCGGTGATCGGCGTCGGACTTCCTATTCCCGGCCAGGTGCGAAGCGTTGCCGTCGAGCGCTACCAGGAGGCGCTCGCCAAGGTGATTGAAACGGCTGCCGTCACCCGCAGGCTCGGATCAGCCGCACTCGCCGTCGCCTATGTCGCCGCTGGCCGCCATCATGCCTGCTTCGAAGACAGCCTCGATATCCTCGACTACCTTGCCTCGGCTTTGATGGTTCGGGAATGCGGCGGCGTCGTTACCGATTTTTATGGCGTCGAGCAAAATGGCAATGGCGCCGTCCTCGCCAGCGTGCCGTCGCTCCACCCGTGGCTCACCGACCTGTTTGCCGGATAA
- a CDS encoding glycerophosphodiester phosphodiesterase, with product MEVDLRALADGDFLCLHDATLDRETDGAGPVAGAMAATVTRLSMRADDGSVAARRPMLFSELTAMMRAVSARAGALMQLDFKDDVEALSPLHVERFRARLGDCADRFILTGGDAIGLRRLANGLPALKLGYDPCTDETLPALRRSKAFESFAFEAIATAPHAAYVYLEYPIVLAGLEAGVNVVAIFQAAGMKVDAYTLNSDHPEVEDTLLRLAAAGTDQITTDEPEVLEPLISAVIRQTGR from the coding sequence ATGGAAGTCGATCTTCGCGCCCTTGCCGATGGCGACTTCCTCTGCTTGCATGACGCGACGCTCGACCGCGAGACGGACGGCGCCGGTCCTGTCGCCGGAGCAATGGCCGCAACGGTCACCCGGCTCTCCATGCGCGCAGACGACGGCAGTGTCGCCGCTCGACGCCCGATGCTCTTCAGCGAACTGACGGCAATGATGCGGGCCGTGTCCGCTAGGGCCGGCGCACTCATGCAACTCGATTTCAAGGATGACGTCGAAGCTCTATCGCCGCTACATGTCGAACGCTTCAGGGCCCGCCTTGGCGATTGCGCCGATCGCTTCATCCTGACCGGCGGTGACGCGATCGGACTGCGACGCCTCGCCAATGGCCTACCCGCACTGAAACTCGGCTACGACCCCTGCACCGACGAGACCCTGCCGGCACTGAGACGATCAAAAGCGTTCGAGAGCTTCGCGTTTGAGGCAATCGCTACCGCCCCGCATGCAGCCTACGTTTATCTGGAATACCCGATCGTGCTTGCAGGGCTGGAGGCGGGCGTGAACGTCGTGGCGATCTTCCAGGCCGCAGGCATGAAGGTCGACGCCTACACGCTGAACAGCGACCATCCCGAAGTTGAGGACACCTTGCTTCGCCTGGCGGCGGCTGGGACGGATCAGATCACGACCGACGAACCGGAAGTGCTGGAGCCACTCATCTCGGCCGTTATCCGGCAAACAGGTCGGTGA
- a CDS encoding ABC transporter ATP-binding protein, protein MAKLELKGIEKRFGDMTALSDISLDIASGELVCLLGPSGSGKSTLLRIMGGFEKPTAGHVLIDGVDVTAAAPEHRPTAMVFQSHALWSHMNVYDNIAFGLKLRKLSRSEIDRKVEAALDLVGLGGFGKRSPLRLSGGQQQRVAIARCIVLEPKILLMDEPFASLDQHLRERLREEVRNIQRELGITTVFVTHGQDEALAIADRIVVMSVGKINQVGGPAEIYAHPHDKFVAGFIGAMNMIEGTISNGAINAAGISLDVALPDGAATLAVRPEKLQIHFGRATSRAPAKITRIVHFGAYRTVEATTDGQNRLKVHMDTETPLEPGQEVFLAAGHYCVFKDGHEAVRSSSPSQ, encoded by the coding sequence ATGGCAAAGTTGGAATTGAAGGGAATCGAGAAGCGATTCGGCGACATGACGGCGCTGAGCGATATTTCCCTGGACATCGCGTCGGGCGAACTCGTCTGCCTGCTCGGTCCTTCCGGGTCCGGAAAGTCGACGTTGCTGCGCATCATGGGCGGGTTCGAGAAACCGACCGCCGGGCATGTCCTGATCGACGGTGTCGACGTCACGGCCGCCGCACCTGAACACCGACCGACCGCCATGGTTTTCCAGAGCCATGCGCTGTGGTCGCACATGAACGTCTACGACAACATTGCCTTCGGCCTGAAGTTGAGGAAGCTCAGCCGCAGCGAGATTGATCGCAAGGTCGAGGCGGCGCTGGACCTTGTCGGTCTCGGCGGTTTTGGCAAGCGCAGTCCCTTGCGGCTTTCGGGTGGTCAGCAGCAACGCGTCGCGATCGCCCGCTGCATCGTGCTCGAGCCGAAGATCCTCTTGATGGACGAACCTTTCGCCAGTCTCGATCAGCATCTGCGCGAGCGACTGCGTGAGGAAGTTCGCAACATCCAGCGCGAACTCGGTATCACCACCGTGTTCGTCACCCATGGACAGGACGAGGCGCTTGCCATTGCCGACCGCATCGTCGTCATGTCCGTCGGCAAGATCAACCAGGTGGGCGGCCCCGCCGAGATCTACGCGCACCCCCACGACAAGTTCGTGGCCGGCTTCATCGGAGCCATGAACATGATCGAGGGCACGATCAGCAACGGGGCGATCAACGCGGCCGGCATAAGCCTTGACGTCGCCCTGCCCGACGGCGCTGCGACGCTCGCGGTAAGGCCGGAGAAGCTGCAGATCCACTTCGGCCGAGCCACGTCTCGAGCACCGGCCAAGATCACGCGCATCGTCCATTTCGGCGCCTATCGAACCGTCGAGGCGACGACCGACGGACAGAACCGCCTGAAGGTTCACATGGATACTGAAACGCCGCTTGAGCCTGGCCAGGAGGTATTTCTCGCCGCCGGTCACTATTGCGTCTTCAAGGATGGGCATGAGGCCGTCCGTTCCTCCAGTCCTTCACAATGA